The following are encoded in a window of Chlorocebus sabaeus isolate Y175 chromosome 10, mChlSab1.0.hap1, whole genome shotgun sequence genomic DNA:
- the B3GNT7 gene encoding UDP-GlcNAc:betaGal beta-1,3-N-acetylglucosaminyltransferase 7, with translation MSLWKKTVYRSLCLALGLLVALTVFQRSLTPRQFLQEPLPPTLEPQKAQKPNGQLVNPKNFWKNLQDVAAPTPMASQGPQAWDVTTTNCSANINLTRQPWFKGLEPQFRQFLFYRHCRYFPMLLNHPEKCGGDVYLLVVVKSVITQHDRREAIRQTWGRERESAGRGRGAVRTLFLLGTASKQEERTHYQQLLAYEDRLYGDILQWDFLDTFFNLTLKEIHFLKWLDIYCPHVPFIFKGDDDVFVNPTNLLEFLADRQPQENLFVGDVLQHARPIRRKDNKYYIPGALYSKASYPPYAGGGGFLMAGSLARRLHHACDTLELYPIDDVFLGMCLEVLGVRPMAHEGFKTFGISRNRNSRMNKEPCFFRAMLVVHKLLPPELLAMWGLVHSNLTCSRKLQVL, from the exons ATGTCGCTGTG GAAGAAAACCGTCTACCGGAgtctgtgcctggccctgggccTGCTCGTGGCCCTGACAGTGTTCCAGCGCAGTCTCACCCCTCGTCAGTTTCTGCAGGAGCCTCTGCCACCCACCCTGGAGCCACAGAAGGCCCAGAAACCAAATGGACAGCTGGTGAACCCCAAAAACTTCTGGAAGAACCTGCAAGATGTGGCTGCGCCTACGCCCATGGCCTCTCAGGGGCCCCAGGCTTGGGACGTGACCACCACTAACTGCTCAGCCAATATCAACTTGACCCGCCAGCCCTGGTTCAAGGGCCTGGAGCCGCAGTTCCGGCAGTTTCTCTTCTACCGCCACTGCCGCTACTTCCCCATGCTGCTGAACCACCCAGAGAAGTGCGGGGGCGATGTCTACCTGCTGGTGGTTGTCAAGTCGGTCATCACGCAGCACGACCGCCGCGAGGCCATCCGCCAGACCTGGGGCCGCGAGCGGGAGTCCGCGGGTAGGGGCCGAGGCGCCGTGCGCACCCTCTTCCTTCTGGGCACGGCCTCCAAGCAGGAGGAGCGCACGCACTACCAGCAGCTGCTGGCCTATGAAGACCGCCTCTACGGCGACATCCTGCAGTGGGACTTTCTTGACACCTTCTTCAACCTGACCCTCAAGGAGATCCACTTCCTCAAGTGGCTGGACATCTACTGCCCCCACGTCCCCTTCATTTTCAAAGGCGACGATGATGTCTTCGTCAACCCCACCAACTTGCTAGAATTTCTGGCTGACCGGCAGCCACAGGAAAACCTGTTCGTGGGCGACGTCCTGCAGCACGCTCGGCCCATCCGCAGGAAAGACAATAAATACTACATCCCCGGAGCCCTGTACAGCAAGGCCAGCTATCCCCCGTACGCAGGTGGTGGTGGCTTCCTCATGGCGGGCAGCCTGGCCCGGCGCCTGCACCATGCCTGCGACACCCTGGAGCTCTACCCGATCGACGATGTCTTTCTGGGCATGTGCCTGGAGGTGCTGGGCGTGCGGCCCATGGCCCACGAGGGCTTCAAGACTTTTGGCATCTCCCGCAACCGTAACAGCCGCATGAACAAGGAGCCGTGCTTTTTCCGCGCCATGCTCGTGGTGCACAAGCTGCTGCCCCCTGAGCTGCTGGCCATGTGGGGGCTGGTGCACAGCAATCTCACCTGCTCCCGCAAGCTCCAGGTGCTCTGA